One Carya illinoinensis cultivar Pawnee chromosome 5, C.illinoinensisPawnee_v1, whole genome shotgun sequence genomic window, GCATGATTTTCTTTATGGGTGATTACCAAACTTCACAAAGTGACTCAAGACACTCccatttattacaaaaatgagcCAGGCAACACGGATAAAAACATGTTCCTGGCCATTGAGGAACTATATTTCTCACAATTGATTACTTCTGAAATTCTTCACCACCTCAAATAATCTCTATGCCATCAGCATATGGTAAATGGTTGTTCTTCATAGCTTTGGAGTTTTGCAATTCTACCTTTGAACAAACTGTGCATATGCTAACACTAAAAATACACTACCCCCcatcctccaaaaaaaaaaaccaaataaacatTCCAATTTTGTTTGATGTCCTCTTGCAATGTTGAAGACTGACGGGTTTCAAAATATGCTCTGGATATGTGTTTCTGACAAGTAACTTTCTCATTAGCCAGAAAAGCTCTTTTCCCTCTGCAGAATCGCAGATTCAAGTGCTCGGACGGTAGCAAAAATAGGAACTTGTTCTAAACATCTGTCCGCGCTGGTGCTGTTGGGGGTGAAAATCACAGGTGGGAGTGATGGACATGGAACGGCACCAATCTGACTTCCTGTAAAGATTATATCTTGAACAGAGTTCAACCGTGTCGAACGATTGGGGGCGCCTAATTAAGCAATTGCGAGATGCTGACTCCTAGTTGTTGCTCTAGCAAATCTCGGCCTCTGATAATGTATTGTCACAGATGAGACTTGAGAGGGAAACAGGGGGGAGCTATTGGCAACGGCTCTGCTTCTGAGAGGCGGTGGGAGCACTAAGAGGATAGGATTgttaagtaaaaattaactTTAGTCAAGaacatttttgtattttgttttctacACTAACGAAAGATGCTCATTTTCCTCCTGAAGATCTCAATCTattatttaatacttttttgtatCATCATATCCACCTCCAGACTCGAAGACGTTTTCACTAATGAAAATGCAGTTTCCCTTATACCTAGGAAAAGCAGAAGCTGAGGTACAAAACTTGCAAGTTTGCAACGATCACCACAAAATAGCACTCCATCCCCCAGGCTTTCCAGCCCAACCGACTTCTTCTGACCTCCTCAAACTTGACCACGAAATTGATCTCGGCACCTTGACTTCCAGGACAGAAACCCTACAGGCTGCAGGCGACAAACCAGCATAAACATGGAAACCAACTACAACTCGCCACTCCATTCGACCAAGATGTTCCTCTTGCAGGGAAACGCACAATGCAAGACCAAGTCCAAACTTGCTTCCAAAGGCTTCTTTTGAATCGACAACAACAGTTGTtcttgtgctttaaataaatcTTGTTCTTAAACAGAACCGCGTCATCGTACCACACTGGCTGTTCTTCAATCATGTTCCATTGCTCATTTCCCGACGTATAAACAATCATTTTGCCACGAGCAAGGCTGGCCAATAAGAAATCCTCACATTTAGAACTCAAGCACGGGAAAACAGCCTTCATTGTGATTTCCATGCACGCATGAGCTGAAAAAATCTTATCACCCAGTTTAAAGATTCGGAAGTTTCTGATGTCCAATGCCATGGGAGTTCTTCTTTTCGAACTTGTAAGTGGGTTCAGAAGGTGCAATCTCCCGTGCTTGTCTTCCTTGATCTTGAGCAAATAATGACAAAGAATAGTTTTGTCAGGATCAACTTCAGGTGATTCGAAAAGACAAATGGTGTGTCTGCATAGGTAAAACATTTCGGTCATGTAACGGCCGTAAGTGGGAATGGGAAGGCTGCTGAGTAAGCCAGGACGAGGTTTGGGTGGGATCCTCGACCCAGGAGAGAGGAAATCCTatgaaattggtttttttttttttttaaattaaaaaaaaagaaaaatcgatcTCTTTCGTTGTTAATGCTCGACGTGAGATTCCATTCCAATAATTGGACGAATAAATCCTACAACATGGTTACGTCTTCTGAATTGTTTTGGAAGGGTGAGGTCCGAGATATGGTGACACATGCAGTGGTTGAATCACCAAACCAGCTAAACGGCCCAGAAGAAAACAAATTGCTGGATCAGATGTTTAAGATTGCAAATTTCACATCGATAATAAGTATTAACAACCGAAGAGTCCTTTGCGGGACTTAATTATGTTAAACGAAGATCAAATGTCGCTTTCACAGCAGACAGGAATGGATGCCTCGAGTAAATTAGAGTGGGGTTATACGCGTGAAATGTGAATGCATCGGTGTTGGTAGGTTAGCTAGAAGGTTGCTTTCTTGGCGTTTCTTAGTCCGGACAGAAAGAAATTATAACATTTGGCATGGCTTGCTTTGCCCTCTTGAATGCTTTAAGATTTACCTTGGGCTGAAAGTGATTGTGCATAGTTTTGAGTAAGACCCCTTTCCGTCAAGAGTTTGCAGTGCGTACTCATGAATACCATTACTCTCAACGGCAGCGCGAGTTTGGCTTTTGACATggggaaggaaaaaaggaaaatactttaactaTAAAAGATTCTGCAAAAACAAATCCACAAATAGATGTAACTTGATgtgatatatcaaattataaaattacttttattttaaaataaatctaatgaatttcatgaaaccacgttaatttatgagtttattttgtataatctctttgtatCTATAacaattctaataaaaaaaggaaacaaaatttaAGAGCATTAAAAATATGAGAATATATAATCTTTTCACTTATCACCTAATAAAACTTCGTGATCTAATGTCAAAACTTTAAACCATCCTAATTGTATTgctaaaaatatacaatattaccCCCTCCCAGATTTCTCGTTCTCACATCCTCAGGGCTTTCAGTCCACCTCTGCAACTTCTTTGTTAGTTCAAGTCAACTGTTTAACTTAAATTCACCTAGAAGGGTAAATTACTCAGACTCAGTCTCGCTCCGGAGCATTTCCCGGAACCCTTCTGGCACTGAGGTTCCCAGTATATGACCAAACTCGGTCTAAATCAGCAACGACTACTTTTTCAGACTTCAAATCGATTGCATCCTTAGGAGTGGTCCTCCTACGAGAGGAATGTGCTCTCCCAGGGCTTCCCATTACTGGTGTAGAACAGAAGGTTGGAGTCGCAAATGGTGAGCCATGCGGAGTGTGGTGGATTGAGAAGGGGCTAGGAGACATTCTTTTCTGAATAGGAAGACCACCTAGACCTCCCCTGTTGAAAATGGACATTGATTCCGCTGCAGCACATTGCTTGGTCGCATCATCTACATAGAGAACGTCATCTATCCTGGCCATTATGTTAAACGCCAAGCTTTCCATCACTCTTGAGTAGCTTTCCAGAATTGACTGCCCTACATCCTGCCAGAGAAAATTTCTAACATGTTTTACTTCACAGGAAAATTCCTACCATCTATTCCCAAAAGATACTGCATGGTCATAGCATGGTAGTTGGTAAAGACAATGTGGGAAGCTTCTTCAAACAGAAGAAGGGAACAAAAAAGAACTCTAAATCAAATTCCCCATTCATCACTAATAAGACTCAGAAAGATTTGCCAATTGTACTGTAATGGGAAGTAGGCGATTTCCTAGACCAAGAAATCCTGTCCCTCCCTATCCCCACTCCCATCCTAGACCAAGATCCGTCACTTGTCCTCTTAAGGCTCCACTAAAATGGTCCAACTACAAAACTTAATCAAGGAAATGACCAATCATTCACTATTGCGTCTCTTGAGGTACTTACTACAGACCAAGCATGTTCTGATCGTGAATTATGGCAAGAAGAATATATAGTTAGAAGTATGTACTGGCACAAGGATGCACCAAAGCTTTCAATATCACAATTCCCCTAACTTTCCAGGAAACCCCATTTCCTCACTGCACCATTTGAGCCACAATGTATTGACAAccaaattcttttttataagtattgaaAACCAAAATAACAGTGACAGATATTTGTTGTAAATATGCCAAAAAATTAAGCCACCGCATATTTGGCATCAATAATCAAAATAATGCGTGTTTGTGCATGTGAATCTATTTGTAAGATGTCATATTTTTAGATCATAAAAGTTTATGAGAGCATAATACCTTATTGTATTGGATCTTGTTCATGTCCAGTGCAGTTTGTGGGAGGCCAGGGAATCGAAGCCTCAAGCTCTGTAAGAGGGTCTCTGCTCTTTGGGccaaaaaattattcttatcaACATCAGCAACAAGGCCCTTGACCTTGCCACCCCAAGATGAGCGCCTAGATTTCATGTGAGTTGCGAGTTTCCTCTGGTCTTTCTGCTTCCAGACATGGGTTGCTGCCTCAATCCTGTTAGCTATCTCCAGAGTGTGATGCTCAGATGAAAGGTCCAGGCAATCAAGTAGACATTCTGGAGAGAACTGCTCAGCAGTTATGTAGCGATAAATGACATCACCAAGACAAGTTTTCCCACTCTGCAATTGAAATCAAACAACAAAAGGAATCAATATCCTAATGCACAAGAACAAGTTTTTTcccctatattttttttttttttttttttggtaaaggGGATTGTAGACCCATTTGGAAAAAAAAGCCACAGGTATATAACCACCTACATCTCCTTCATTAACAACCATTTCCAACAACCAGCAATTGGTTATAATAGACCACTTATAAATTGCAAACACGGTAAATGGGTCAGATGCAGACTAATATCTGAAACAAATCCGATGAAATGCATGCAGACTTGTACATGCTAACTGTGTCATGTTAACATCATAATTAACCAGCGTGGAAACCCATACCTTGGGTAATGTCTCCAAGTAAGCACTGGGGATCTCCATCTCAGCTAGCACACTGCTATTAATTGCCAAGGCCGCCTTCAGTATCTGGTTTGCACAGTCCCTACACTGCTGCAACCTCTTCCTTGCACCATCTGACAACCCACATGGCTGTACTTTTGGACACGGTAGCCACCACTTCTCTTCCTGCCTAACTGAAGGCCTAGCACCCCGCGATGTGTAAGCATCACAATCTTTTGTTTCACCCACAACCATCCCCCGATCATCATACCAAAATTCCGTATCACAAAACCCATCAAGTATGCCAAGCAGCATCGCATCAAGCTTTTTAAGTGCAGGTAGATTTATGTACAAATCCGAGCGTGGCCTAGTTGCCATGACTTCGTATGTGCCTCCACCAGGGAACTGTTGTATCGAGGGGACGAGTTCCACTATGGAATCACTGACACACAAGAGCCACTCCATTTCTCGACGCCACATTGCCTTCTTCTGCGGCGCAAGTGGCTCTAACCTCCACAGTTCACCAAACACGGTAGCTGCCATggaaaacaaaatcaaagtatTCAAACCAAGATATTACCAGGGAACAGTttcacatacacatatatattatatatggaaGAGCAGAGACAGCTGACTGACTGACTGACCAGATAGATTGGTGATGGCATTTGAGATGGCAAGGGCAGTGCACACTCCTTTCCCTCCTCCAGACATGTCTTCACCGAGAAGAAGCTTCGCAAATCTCTCCTTCATCATCTCGAActctgataaaataaaataaaaaataaaatcaacactAAAGTTcttcaaaaattataaagaCTGAGATCTCAGCTTAACTATGCACGGTAGAGACCCTGCTTGGTCGCAGAGAAGCTGGAGTAAATttggcaaaaacaaaaaactgcaGTAAATAATTTGACGCCACATGTTCTTCCATCATGCTTCGTGTTAACTATACAGTGCATCGGTAAAAGAATAATTTGAGtttcagaattttttgttttgaaaggaAACAAACAGAGACGCCAGAAGTTTAAAGAGGAGACAAAAAATTACTCGGACAAAGTAAAAATTAAGCGCACACTGTGTCTCAGTGTCCCAGTTTAGTAACAAATTTAGAGCTAAAACATTCaataataactaaaaataaacaagacAAAAGAAACGGACTACCGGACAAATCTGTTTCCCGTTTCTCAGGTTTCTGATCCCAAAGCACCACATCCTTGCCTCCAATTACTGGCAGCATCACTGGCGCCTTGAGACCGAAATTATGGACGCGGGGACGGGGAGAGGAGGTGATAGAGCTGGATGCACCGCACTCGGCGTCGAACCGCCGACAGGTGAAGCTACTGCAGCTCTCGGACTCGCTGACGTCAGCGCTCAAGCTGTAACTCCCGCAACGCTCGCTCTGCTCCTGGTCGGAGACGTACCcgtcttcctcctcctcctctgaaATGCTTCCCATTTCCACTGCCAAGATCGGACTGTCTCAACACGGATCTCGAGCAGTCAAGTGGACATCTGCTACAATGCGATGCAGCGTAGCAAATTCAAGCGAAACCAAACCCAAAactagaacaaaaaaataaaaataaaaagggccgCGTGGTTTGAAGCGGTAATGTGAAGATGATGATtgacgaaaaagaaaaagcggGTATAGAAAAGCTCTCTGCCTCTCTCGGAGATAGGTTTACTCCCAACGGACTCTTTCTCCCGCTATATttctataaaacaaatattacatatcctctctctctctctctctctctgtgaaacTGGCGATGGTTTGGCAATGCTAGTGGACCCAAGTGCTAATAGTGCCACTGCTGCTTCTGTTATTGATGGGAGCAAAAGGTCCAAGAAAAGTAAAAGGGACGGCGTCTGCAGGGCTTAGCACCCGACACGCCCACTTTTCACCCGGTCCCACTCTGCACCCTCCTTAATTATGACGTTCCTTCTTACCCAGAGGCCCACCTTTTTCCGTGGACGTAAACTTCTATCGTCGATTCCCATCTGGCAATGTCGTGTCATGAACCATAGTATATTGTAAGCAAGATAAGGAAAACATTAGTGCCACATAGTCTAccgatttttttattattttttaaatgaaaatgtgattgttttattatttttttaaaatgtctaaatagttttaaaaaataataaaagaaaaagtaaataaatgaaaaattaactGATCGATTGAAATCTTTCGTGGACGAAGCAACATCCGGTAGATAAATATTAATCATCATCcttatatcatataatatatataatttattatttttattatttaatttaaatatagatttatattatatataaatatgaatgtatttaaataaaaaataaaaataacaaattaaatattagtACTTGACataggaaataataaaataattttttttaaccaacTATAGGTataaggagaaagaaaaattatacacattATCCTTATACCACTAatcatacatatttttttactcttttattttttttcttaacaagtATATGATATAGGAATTATgagtaaaagaaattaaataatttaacaaaaataaaattaaaataaataaataaataaaaatatagtatttaatgTATTGATGTGTAGAATGATAAGTAgtaaaactcatttttattttctttttttgataaataataaagCTCATTTTCATGTCAGTATGTAGAGCATAATATCCACATCATTTCAATgttaagatttgatttgtaatatttaaattttaaaatttattttttaaatcaaattatatcatataaacaatttagttcttcatatcaatttataaatataatttttctttaagggATAATCAAGTATAAACTTTAAATATGCAACTCTTGtgcacttttttataaaataataagcatcattgtcaaaatatttttacaagaaTTTAAGGCTTTTATGCTTAAAATTTGTGCTTGCTcgtttataaaaaacaaaaaccgtAGTtgatttaagagaaataatatttacaatcgtaAAATGCGTAAATactgcataatttttttaaaaaaaagagtaaatacgggaccaatataaaaaaaaactaattatttaataatatctcactctttttcaaaataattacacgatacttacacattttatgattatatgtaatattattcttaaCTTAAACATCCTAAATTTGTATCTAAAATCActcaattattttcatttttttccccgGATAGTTTGATTAAGGCGAGGCGTTATCAGATATGTGCTATGGGATCTCCACCCCAAGtctcattcattttttatcttaaactGAGATTCATGGTTGAGATTGTATTtagtttcattcatttcaaaaaTCATGATTGAATTAGGATACAAATTCTAATTCTTAAACTATGTGAGGGTAACTACACATTCGattaaataataaatgttaTGTCACTAGTAAAATTTCTTTTTGGAAATCTATATTCAGAAGTCCTCATACCTCATTTCTACTCATCTTATAtgatcattataaattttctaaattcttataaataatgaaaaatatcaaatctcaaaataataataatattattctcagtaatattatttattattatttttctcatcaTCTAATCATATgacattagataattaaaaactatttattatatttcacttatgaACCTATTATTTAATGTCCAAGATAATGAGAGGATGttgagtagttttttttttaaaataatactctaacaatattttattttatttttaactttcaactcaACTTACAATCCAAACATCTCTTAAAACCTATAATTTGGATAAGAGTCGTACTACACCCTCAAAGCACATGGTGTAGCCtgacaaatttttatttatttatttttaatttttttaaatatttttaaaaatttattagtattaaaatattttttttaatcactaataaaaaaaaattgtatcaaAATCCATTTTCGATAGGCTGCTCGAAACAACTAGTATTATTCTTAAGTGATATGAATGGAGTCAAAGGTCGAATACCGTTGaattgtaataaataaataagaataatgatACGAGTAttcttatatgttatatatcatatttattttaattttttatattttataacaaatatgtgatatataaataataagtaaaataatttaattagtttaataataaaataaaataaaaaataattttaaaatatataaaatatataatttaagataataagtaatatttttaataaataaaaacttttataataaaaatattttttcttgaaaatcctTTCGTAATTATTACATTATGGGTGGGTTATAATAGTTGAAAATAATAGACTAACTACTACTTTACCATTTgtttacaatta contains:
- the LOC122311911 gene encoding rop guanine nucleotide exchange factor 1-like encodes the protein MGSISEEEEEDGYVSDQEQSERCGSYSLSADVSESESCSSFTCRRFDAECGASSSITSSPRPRVHNFGLKAPVMLPVIGGKDVVLWDQKPEKRETDLSEFEMMKERFAKLLLGEDMSGGGKGVCTALAISNAITNLSATVFGELWRLEPLAPQKKAMWRREMEWLLCVSDSIVELVPSIQQFPGGGTYEVMATRPRSDLYINLPALKKLDAMLLGILDGFCDTEFWYDDRGMVVGETKDCDAYTSRGARPSVRQEEKWWLPCPKVQPCGLSDGARKRLQQCRDCANQILKAALAINSSVLAEMEIPSAYLETLPKSGKTCLGDVIYRYITAEQFSPECLLDCLDLSSEHHTLEIANRIEAATHVWKQKDQRKLATHMKSRRSSWGGKVKGLVADVDKNNFLAQRAETLLQSLRLRFPGLPQTALDMNKIQYNKDVGQSILESYSRVMESLAFNIMARIDDVLYVDDATKQCAAAESMSIFNRGGLGGLPIQKRMSPSPFSIHHTPHGSPFATPTFCSTPVMGSPGRAHSSRRRTTPKDAIDLKSEKVVVADLDRVWSYTGNLSARRVPGNAPERD